A stretch of the Aspergillus puulaauensis MK2 DNA, chromosome 6, nearly complete sequence genome encodes the following:
- a CDS encoding uncharacterized protein (COG:I;~EggNog:ENOG410PKEN;~InterPro:IPR002018,IPR029058;~MEROPS:MER0034664;~PFAM:PF00135) translates to METTQKPHLKALGDRGYVEGVTISSKTTGKPFCNNFGGIRYGLAPPERWRKAQKLPAGYQYGTKERPYKCPGGTGNCPQPTFLNKTPIPWDEDCFQCSIWVPVGTPPKDGWPVFFFVHGGWLQFGTPNMFSPAALLGETDFNAIIVMPAYRLNVFGFLYSSELESDAASVGETVGNHGFWDQRLALEWTRDNIGLFSGNGSEITIGGYSAGAHSVCYQLAYDLDLPQPASIIKRACIWSNSFTIQPKSSSTAQTQFNELVSALNIPASLPASEKLSTLRSTPAATLLSTIASLDLHEFRPTTDNAFIKTTLFELLTSGIFAQKLRQRGIRLLLGECADEHFIYGAWRPPAQDTAESVRRRLVADYPQPGAVETLMKRYFPGNKLPRDYKDWTSDGFGRVYADMQVHKMQRGFIYELTKGSGGGMDDLIYRYRIEYRLKCAAKSIPVEWGVTHATDQYIWFWGNGEVVREDEKGVIRRALIDPFTRFVHGVQDLGWGTKSYKEVRTLKADGSVEIENDRMWDEAVELWRDLLAGSRQDSASAKL, encoded by the exons ATGGAAACAACCCAGAAACCACACCTAAAGGCTCTCGGAGACAGGGGCTACGTGGAAGGAGtaaccatctcctccaaaaCCACCGGAAAGCCATTTTGCAACAATTTCGGCGGAATCCGCTACGGGCTCGCGCCCCCAGAACGCTGGCGCAAGGCCCAGAAACTGCCGGCAGGATATCAATACGGGACCAAGGAAAGACCGTATAAATGCCCCGGCGGGACGGGAAACTGCCCGCAGCCGACGTTCCTGAATAAGACGCCGATTCCGTGGGATGAGGATTGTTTTCAGTGTAGTATTTGGGTGCCCGTAGGAACGCCTCCTAAGGATG GATGGCCGGTCTTTTTCTTCGTGC ATGGCGGTTGGTTACAGTTCGGCACGCCGAATATGTTCTCCCCTGCGGCGCTTCTGGGTGAAACGGATTTCAATGCTATTATTGTTATGCCGGCATACCGCCTGAACGTCTTTGGTTTCCTTTACTCCTCCGAGTTGGAAAGTGATGCTGCGTCTGTTGGTGAAACCGTCGGAAACCATGGTTTCTGGGACCAGCGGCTAGCACTGGAATGGACAAGGGACAATATCGGTCTTTTCAGCGGTAACGGATCTGAGATTACAATCGGGGGATACTCCGCAG GCGCGCACTCCGTCTGCTATCAGCTCGCCTACGACCTAGACCTCCCCCAGCCCGCATCAATCATCAAACGCGCCTGCATCTGGTCCAATTCATTCACAATCCAGCCAAAATCCTCCTCTACAGCACAGACCCAATTCAACGAGCTCGTCTCAGCCCTAAACATCCCTGCCTCGCTACCCGCATCCGAGAAACTATCCACCCTCCGCTCAACGCCCGCAGCCACCCTCCTCAGCACAATAGCAAGCCTAGACCTGCACGAATTCCGCCCGACAACTGATAACGCCTTTATCAAGACTACTCTTTTCGAATTGCTTACAAGCGGCATCTTCGCGCAGAAACTCCGCCAGCGCGGAATCCGTCTCCTGCTTGGTGAATGCGCAGACGAGCACTTCATCTACGGCGCATGGCGCCCGCCAGCGCAGGATACCGCGGAATCTGTCCGCCGCCGTCTTGTAGCTGACTACCCACAGCCTGGTGCCGTTGAGACCCTTATGAAGCGTTATTTCCCGGGTAACAAGTTGCCGCGCGACTACAAGGACTGGACGTCCGATGGGTTTGGGCGCGTTTATGCGGATATGCAGGTCCATAAGATGCAGCGGGGATTTATCTATGAACTTACCAAGGGCTCTGGCGGTGGAATGGATGACCTGATATACCGCTACAGAATCGAGTACCGGCTGAAATGCGCGGCGAAGTCCATACCCGTTGAATGGGGCGTGACGCACGCGACGGACCAGTATATCTGGTTCTGGGGCAATGGGGAGGTTGtgagggaggatgagaaggggGTTATTCGCCGGGCGCTTATTGATCCGTTTACGAGGTTTGTGCATGGGGTTCAGGATTTGGGGTGGGGGACTAAGAGTTATAAGGAGGTGAGGACGTTAAAGGCGGATGGGTctgttgagattgagaatGATCGGATGTGGGATGAGGCGGTTGAGCTTTGGAGGGATTTGTTGGCTGGAAGTAGACAGGACTCAGCTTCAGCGAAATTGTAG
- a CDS encoding aromatic alcohol reductase (COG:S;~EggNog:ENOG410PK8D;~InterPro:IPR036291,IPR008030;~PFAM:PF13460,PF05368), protein MPPTIALAGATGNLGLPILTTVLDANYTVTALSRIGGNSSKLKPHPNLTIKEVDFTSAASLTAALQESHPKVEVVISCLATLAIGSQNPLIDAAAAAGVKRFIPAEFGMDSMNPLCVELPVCAPKTATQRYLSEKTKSHPGFSWTAIANGLFLDWCLEEGIILDLKAHKATLYNGGEVRFSATLLADIARAVVGVVGNLDRTRDRVVYVQSACVTQNRLIQFAKEKDGVEWDVRVKDTEEVRRESFEELEKGAADAAMLGFSIVGCLDPAYGCDFSGRLDNDLLGVKELSDAELRGLVESFL, encoded by the coding sequence ATGCCTCCCaccatcgccctcgccgGCGCAACCGGCAACCTGggcctccccatcctcaccaccgTACTGGACGCGAACTACACCGTAACAGCCCTCTCGCGAATCGGCGGCAACTCCTCAAAGCTAAAGCCACACCCAAACCTCACTATCAAAGAAGTCGACTTCACCTCGGCGGCCTCTCTAACCGCCGCACTCCAAGAATCCCATCCTAAAGTCGAAGTCGTCATCTCCTGCCTCGCAACCCTCGCAATCGGCAGCCAGAACCCACTCATCGATGCggccgccgcagcaggcgTGAAGCGGTTCATACCCGCTGAGTTCGGGATGGACTCGATGAATCCGCTCTGTGTGGAATTACCGGTCTGTGCGCCCAAGACGGCGACGCAGCGGTATCTGAGCGAGAAAACCAAATCGCATCCGGGGTTTAGCTGGACGGCTATTGCGAACGGTTTGTTTCTGGATTGGtgtttggaggaggggattaTTCTTGATTTAAAGGCGCATAAGGCGACGCTTTATAATGGTGGCGAGGTGCGGTTTAGTGCTACGCTGTTGGCGGATATTGCGAGGGCGGTTGTTGGCGTTGTTGGGAATCTGGATCGGACTAGGGATCGCGTTGTTTATGTGCAGTCTGCTTGTGTGACCCAGAATAGGCTTATTCAGTTTgcaaaggagaaggatgggGTTGAGTGGGATGTTAGGGTGAAGGATACAGAGGAGGTGAGGCGGGAGAGTTTtgaggagctcgagaagggTGCAGCAGATGCGGCGATGCTGGGATTCTCCATTGTTGGGTGTCTTGATCCAGCGTATGGGTGTGACTTTTCAGGGCGTCTGGACAATGACCTGCTGGGAGTGAAGGAGCTGAGCGATGCTGAATTAAGGGGACTTGTAGAGAGTTTTCTGTGA
- a CDS encoding uncharacterized protein (COG:G;~EggNog:ENOG410QDYM;~InterPro:IPR020846,IPR011701,IPR036259;~PFAM:PF07690;~TransMembrane:12 (i86-107o119-142i154-171o183-203i210-229o241-261i319-341o353-377i398-419o425-447i468-486o498-518i);~go_function: GO:0022857 - transmembrane transporter activity [Evidence IEA];~go_process: GO:0055085 - transmembrane transport [Evidence IEA]) — MTSSGRVLQEVEELGADDNNVIDFQPIHDHGRSFSVSIDSRRPPSDHTPAAGRRSLDQKERNGYIILDEDDCYEELGFCFPSWRKWMIITVIFLVQTSMNFNTSLYSNAISGISEEFGVSLQAARCGAMIYLVTYAFGCELWAPWSEELGRKPILQLSMLLTNLWQLPVALAPNFATIMVGRAFGGLSLAGGSVTLGMIADLWEPENQHYAVACVVFSSVGGSVLGPLIGGFVEAFQPWPWAMWIQLIFGGFVQLCHLVLVPETRSTIMINNYAKKQRKETGLNVCGPDEFLSFKERFSVKQIISHMTRPFRMLAMEPIVLTLSLLSGFSDALIFMFIQSFSLVYAQWNFSTVAIGLSFIPILVGYIIAWLSMYPVLHRNSIKRKKNPDDEHAQYESRLWWLLYTAPCLPIGLIGFAWTSLGPPLHWIGTMVFAAIVGIANYTIYMTTIDYMVCAYGPYSASATGGNGFARDILAGALTVPATPFFSNIGAPTRNLEYASTILFCISCLLVLSVYIIYWKGPVMRKKSPFAQQLSDARKESASRRASLSYTGSRPVSRRPSMVPAGSAPASRRASRAKPGSKPASRRPSREIEKEKAGSKPASRRPSDEKEREKPAGSKPASRRVSFEKPASRRASRG; from the exons gaggagctGGGCGCCGATGATAATAATGTCATCGActtccagcccatccacGACCACGGCCGGTCCTTTTCGGTTTCTATTGACTCGCGAAGGCCGCCGTCAGACCAcacccctgctgctggaaggCGCTCGCTCGACCAGAAGGAGCGTAATGGTTATATCAtcctcgatgaagacgactGCTACGAGGAGCTGGGATTCTGCTTCCCGtcctggaggaaatggatGATTATCACCGTaatcttcctcgtccagacCTCGATGAACTTCAACACCAGCCTGTATTCCAATGCCATTAGCGGTATTTCAGAGGAATTCGGCGTCAGTCTCCAGGCGGCTCGCTGTGGTGCCATGATCTACCTCGTAACTTATGCGTTTGGCTGCGAGTTGTGGGCGCCGTGGAGTGAGGAGCTAGGGCGCAAGCCTATTCTGCAGCTGAGTATGCTCCTCACGAATCTCTGGCAGCTGCCTGTCGCCCTTGCGCCGAATTTCGCTACGATCATGGTTGGTCGCGCGTTTGGAGGCCTCAGTCTGGCCGGGGGCTCTGTCACGCTGGGAATGATTGCAGACCTGTGGGAGCCCGAGAATCAACACTACGCAGTAGCCTGTGTGGTCTTCTCCTCGGTCGGTGGCTCAGTTCTTGGGCCTCTGATCGGAGGCTTTGTTGAGGCATTCCAACCCTGGCCTTGGGCGATGTGGATTCAGTTGATCTTTGGTGGATTTGTTCAGCTCTGCCACCTGGTGCTTGTCCCTGAAACCCGGTCAACGATCATGATCAACAACTacgcgaagaagcagcgcaagGAGACCGGGCTGAATGTCTGTGGTCCTGACGAGTTCCTGTCCTTCAAGGAGCGCTTCTCTGTGAAACAGATCATCAGCCATATGACCCGTCCTTTCCGGATGCTGGCCATGGAGCCCATCGTGCTGACCCTGTCGCTGCTCAGTGGATTCAGCGATGCACTGATCTTCATGTTTATCCAGTCCTTTAGTCTGGTGTACGCGCAGTGGAACTTCAGTACTGTGGCCATAGGCCTTTCATTCATCCCTATCCTAGTGGGATATATCATTGCCTGGCTCAGCATGTACCCAGTGCTGCACCGCAACTCCATAAAGCGCAAGAAGAACCCCGACGACGAGCACGCGCAGTACGAATCGCGACTCTGGTGGTTACTCTATACAGCGCCGTGCCTCCCCATCGGCTTGATTGGCTTTGCATGGACGAGTCTGGGGCCCCCGCTGCACTGGATCGGAACTATGGTCTTTGCAGCTATCGTGGGCATTGCGAACTATACCATCTACATGACGACAATCGACTATATGGTCTGCGCCTACGGTCCTTACTCTGCATCCGCAACCGGTGGCAATGGCTTCGCCAGAGATATCCTCGCCGGTGCTCTCACCGTCCCTGCCACTCCATTCTTCAGCA ACATTGGTGCCCCAACCCGCAACCTCGAATATGCCTCTACAATCCTCT TCTGCATCTcctgcctcctcgtcctctccgtCTACATCATCTACTGGAAAGGCCCCGTCATGCGCAAAAAGTCCCCCTTCGCACAGCAACTCTCCGACGCCCGCAAGGAAAGCGCCAGCCGTCGCGCCTCGCTCTCCTACACCGGCTCGCGCCCGGTCTCGCGCAGACCGAGCATGGTGCCTGCTGGGTCAGCTCCTGCGTCGCGGAGGGCTTCTCGCGCGAAACCCGGATCGAAGCCGGCGTCGAGGAGACCTTCCCGAGAGatagagaaggagaaggctggaTCGAAGCCGGCGTCGCGTAGACCTTCTgatgagaaagagagagagaagccTGCTGGGTCGAAGCCGGCGTCTCGTAGGGTCTCTTTTGAGAAACCGGCGTCGAGGCGTGCGTCGCGTGGATag